One region of Maridesulfovibrio ferrireducens genomic DNA includes:
- a CDS encoding dihydroorotate dehydrogenase, whose translation MSANNCRAVKVIDVTPLGHSSPGEEIVELKLEYPGWESGWRVGQFVMIRPVSWPLDLVWGRPFSISNADDTTLTILFQVIGRGTKRLAQLTKGEQVNVWGPLGTFFSKPKDRPVLMLAGGMGIAPFCGYVDSHDQPENLKLFFAHRPPLENYPYKALSEKVEVEDIRENKPEDIHSIIARVEALVKEYADKKGLVTACGPTPFLRTVRNAAIKYGVEAELSLENRMACGVGACLGCVTKDSNGHHTQVCTTGPVFKATDISLEG comes from the coding sequence ATGAGTGCAAACAATTGCAGGGCAGTTAAAGTCATTGACGTTACGCCCCTCGGACACTCCTCACCGGGTGAGGAAATCGTCGAACTCAAGCTCGAATATCCGGGCTGGGAATCTGGCTGGCGCGTTGGCCAGTTTGTTATGATCAGGCCCGTATCGTGGCCGCTTGACCTAGTATGGGGACGTCCTTTTTCCATCAGTAACGCAGACGACACCACTCTGACTATTCTTTTTCAAGTTATCGGACGTGGCACAAAACGTCTTGCGCAACTTACCAAAGGCGAGCAGGTTAATGTATGGGGTCCACTTGGTACCTTTTTCAGCAAACCTAAAGACCGTCCAGTACTAATGCTCGCCGGAGGGATGGGCATAGCGCCCTTTTGCGGTTATGTCGACTCCCATGATCAACCTGAAAATTTAAAGCTCTTTTTTGCGCATCGCCCTCCGTTGGAAAATTATCCCTATAAGGCCCTGTCTGAAAAGGTAGAAGTTGAAGATATCCGCGAAAACAAACCGGAAGATATTCACTCTATTATTGCACGAGTTGAAGCGCTTGTTAAGGAATATGCTGATAAAAAAGGATTGGTAACCGCCTGCGGACCGACTCCTTTTCTGCGTACTGTCCGCAACGCCGCCATTAAATACGGAGTTGAAGCGGAACTTTCGCTTGAAAATCGTATGGCCTGCGGAGTTGGTGCATGCCTCGGTTGTGTAACGAAAGACAGCAACGGGCATCATACTCAGGTATGTACAACCGGCCCGGTTTTTAAAGCTACTGATATCAGTCTGGAGGGTTAG